The Neoarius graeffei isolate fNeoGra1 chromosome 25, fNeoGra1.pri, whole genome shotgun sequence genome includes a region encoding these proteins:
- the ankrd34ba gene encoding ankyrin repeat domain-containing protein 34B — translation MNGVQSVYTDSNSLLKAVYLGRLRLTRLLLEGGAYINESNEHGETPLMIACKSKYSDTQGVPKAKMVGYLLESGADPNMQDKSGKTALMHACLEQAGPEVISLLLDNGADPCLEDHIGSSALIHAINSSDEETLKLLMDAFKAKGKEVIIITTDRLVCGRQMVKQYLKVPSLPELDQWDKLDSSSMPCASPSEIHLSTSPQETHSSSLQFSFQDLQTTANSQTTPSQQPPLVNKILNKVHHLQRLHSEPWLKIPQSFLSQQQAKGNSQMEELPDITPEEELAFSIDRRLAFDPLSCQVSTGLKETTSLSQSQHQENNTSNHGHLRPEGALPHNISFNGLSSLYSLSHPDLHSKSSESLTSENDSKFFPNMAVSSLINIIQHRKLGMDHYSSDSQLSVSGNSPAEGKKQLDNRQLLTSRSSTLISSQESTESTLLGNVHKRHPSNLERRGSGALLADLPLNPRPGFLPPLNHNTLIPQITGASSSSAVCSSNKPTCGLVTGIRQYLPSAPAGLPKDLKTRRMLMRRHSMQPEQTKQLGNFKGIFG, via the coding sequence ATGAATGGTGTGCAGAGCGTTTACACAGACAGTAACTCTCTGCTCAAAGCAGTCTATCTGGGCCGTCTCCGCCTCACACGCCTCCTCCTAGAGGGTGGGGCTTACATAAATGAGAGCAATGAGCATGGGGAGACACCCCTGATGATTGCCTGTAAAAGCAAATACTCTGACACCCAGGGGGTTCCAAAGGCAAAGATGGTGGGATATCTTCTGGAGAGTGGTGCTGATCCAAACATGCAGGACAAAAGTGGCAAGACTGCACTGATGCATGCCTGCCTAGAGCAAGCAGGACCTGAGGTGATATCCCTACTCCTGGATAATGGGGCTGATCCCTGTCTGGAGGACCACATAGGCTCATCTGCTCTGATCCATGCCATTAATTCCAGTGATGAGGAAACATTGAAGCTGCTAATGGATGCTTTCAAGGCCAAAGGTAAAGAGGTCATCATCATTACCACAGACAGACTTGTTTGTGGAAGGCAGATGGTCAAACAGTATCTTAAAGTTCCTTCACTGCCAGAACTAGACCAGTGGGATAAGTTGGATTCCTCCTCGATGCCCTGTGCTTCTCCTTCTGAGATTCACCTCAGCACATCTCCCCAGGAGACACATTCCTCCAGCCTCCAGTTTTCTTTCCAGGACCTACAGACCACGGCCAACTCTCAGACAACCCCTTCTCAGCAGCCCCCTTTAGTCAATAAGATACTGAACAAGGTCCACCATCTGCAAAGACTACACTCAGAACCATGGCTGAAGATCCCTCAATCCTTTCTATCACAACAACAAGCCAAAGGTAACTCTCAAATGGAAGAACTGCCTGATATAACACCTGAGGAAGAACTTGCTTTTAGCATTGACAGACGACTGGCTTTTGACCCTCTTTCATGTCAGGTCAGTACTGGTCTCAAAGAAACAACAAGCTTGAGCCAGTCTCAgcatcaagaaaacaacacaagtaACCATGGACATTTAAGACCAGAGGGAGCACTGCCTCACAACATATCCTTTAATGGTTTATCTTCACTATACTCTCTCTCCCACCCAGATCTTCACTCCAAAAGCAGTGAATCCTTAACATCAGAGAATGACTCAAAGTTTTTCCCTAACATGGCAGTGTCCAGTCTCATCAACATCATCCAGCATCGAAAGCTTGGAATGGATCATTACAGTTCTGATTCACAGCTTTCAGTCTCAGGGAACTCCCCAGCAGAAGGTAAAAAACAACTTGACAATAGGCAACTACTGACTTCGCGGTCATCCACTTTGATAAGCTCACAAGAGTCCACTGAGAGCACTTTACTAGGAAATGTACACAAGAGGCATCCAAGCAACCTAGAGAGGAGGGGATCAGGGGCTCTTCTTGCAGATCTACCTTTAAACCCTCGGCCAGGCTTTCTACCACCACTGAATCATAACACCTTAATCCCACAAATTACTGGAGCAAGCAGTTCTAGTGCTGTCTGCTCCAGCAACAAGCCAACATGTGGTTTAGTGACAGGGATAAGACAGTATCTCCCTTCAGCTCCTGCTGGCTTGCCAAAGGATCTCAAGACCAGAAGAATGCTGATGAGAAGGCACTCCATGCAGCCTGAACAAACCAAACAGCTAGGTAACTTTAAGGGGATCTTTGGCTAA